GTCGAGGCGGCCCTGCAAGGCGGCTTATCCTTGGTGCAGTACCGCGACAAGGATGCCGATGACGCCGTGCGCCTTGCTCGCGCCCAGCAATTGCGCGAGCTCTGCCACGCCTACGATGCCTTGCTGCTGGTCAACGATCGCGTTGACTTGGCCTTGGCAGCCGGTGCCGACGGCGTGCATTTGGGCCAGCAGGATCTGCCCATTGCGGCTGCCCGTCAGCTGCTGGGGCGCCAGCGCATCATCGGGCGCTCGACGACCAACCCAGAGGAGCTGCAACAAGCGATCGCCGAGGGGGCGGATTACGTCGGCGTCGGTCCCGTCAACGAAACCCCCACCAAGGCTGGCAAAACGGCAGCCGGCCTCGACTACGTCCGCTACGCCGCTGAGCATGCCACCATCCCGTGGTTTGCCATTGGCGGCATCGGCACCGAGAACTTGGATGAGGTCATGGCAGCCAACGCCCAGCGCGTGGCGGTGGTGCGCGCCATCATGGAAGCGCGCGATCCCACCCTGATCGTCCAGTACGTGCGCTCGCAGCTGGCACGAGCGCACAACCTGCGCCGTTTGGCAAGCCCTTCCCCTTATGGCTGAGCGCGCCCCCATTGCCGTTCAGGTCAACGGCCAGACCCGCCACTGCCCGGCCCCGCTTGCCGTTCCCGAAGCGCTGGAGCAGTTGGGCTTTGACCCGCGGTTGGTGGCGCTGGAGTACAACGGCGAGATTTTGCCCCGAGAGCGCTGGCCCCAGACCTGGTTGCAAGCCGGCGATCGTCTCGAGGTCGTAACCATCGTTGGCGGTGGTTAAGATTGATGTAGGCAAGCGATCCCCCCTTGCCCCATTCCTCAATACGCGAGCGAATTGCACCATGCTCCGCACCTGCTTGGCAAAACTCAAACCGCTGTTGAAACCCCTGCTGGCGCTCAGCCTGGTGCTGGCGCTGGTTGCCATCGATGCGGGTGACGCGCTCGCGGCGCGCGGCGGGGGCCGCATGGGCGGGGGCGGATTCCGAGCCCCGCGCTCGACGGCGCCACCGCGCAGCAGCGGTCCGCGCGCCCGCGGTGGCGGTGGCATTGGGTTCCCGTTTTTTATGCCGCTGCCCTTTTTCGGCGTCGGTGGTTTCGGTAGCCTATTCTCGATTTTGATCTTTTTTGTCGTTACCAACTTCATCGTTCGCAGCATCCGCAGCAGCGGCCTGCTAGGCGGCACTGCCGGCGGTATCGGCGCACCGGCAGTAGGCAGCGGCAACCCTCAAGTGACCATTGCGCAGGTGCAAGTGGGCTTGCTGGCCGACGCACGCGAGCTGCAGCGCGAGCTCAACGAGCTGGCGCAAACGGCGAATACCAGCTCCAAGACCGGGCGCTCGCTGCTGTTGCAAGAGGCCACGCTGGCCCTGCTGCGCCAACCCGAGTATTGGGCCTACGGCGCCGCGCACGCCGAGCGCGCGTCGCTGGATGCCGCCGAGGCTCAGTTCAACCAGCTGGCACTGGCCGAGCGCAGCAAATTCTCGCAAGAGACGCTCTCCAACGTCGACGGTCAGCTGCAACAGAGCGCGCCGCAGCCTGAGGGGGGTAGCGAAACGGCCGCCCCAGGGGAGTACGTGCTGGTGACGCTGCTGGTGGGGGCCGAGGGCAATCTCGATCTGCCTGACGTCAACAGTGCCGACGGCTTGCGCCAGGCCCTGCGCCAGCTCGGTAGCTTGTCCAGCGATCGCTTGCTGGCGGTCGAGGTGCTCTGGACGCCGCAAGCCGAGAGCGATACCTTAACGGCTGACGATCTGCTGGCCCAATACTCCAACCTGAAGTTGGTCTGAAACGGACGCTGCCATGACCACGTTTGGGCCGAGCGCCTCGCCGCGCTCTCAGGCTAGCTGGCCCCGATGGGTACAGCATGGCCGGGCGGTTGGGTTCATGCTGCTGGTCAGCCTAGTGCTGTTAGGCGGCCTGGGGTCGCGCCTGGCCTACTTGCAGCTGCTCCAAGGCGAGCGCAACCGTACGCTGGCGCAAAGCAATCGCATTCGGGTGCTGCCCCAGCCCCCAGTGCGGGGCAATCTCTACGACCGCAACGGCAAGGTGCTGGCTGGCAACCAGCTCTCGCGCGCTGCCTACGTCTGGCCGCTGGTGCAACGGAATCCGGACTGGCCCCAGATCCGGGAGCGGCTCGTCCGCATCCTGGATCCGTCCCAACCTGAAATCCAGCAGCGGATCGAGCGCGCCGATCCCCGCTCCCCCAAGCTGATCCGGATCGCGCGCGATCTGAGCCCAGCCCAAATGACGGCGCTCGCCGAGCACCGGCCCCAGCTGGAGGGCGTCGAGATTGAGGTCGAGCAGGTACGGCGCTACCCGCATGGCAAAGCCGCCGCCCACGTGCTGGGCTACACGGCACCCATTACGCGCGGTGAACTCATTCGGCGGCGAGACGAAGGCTATCGCATGGACGATGTCATCGGCCGCATGGGAATCGAAGCGGCTTTCGACCGGCAACTGCGCGGCGAATGGGGCGGGCAGCGCGTCGCCGTCAATGCAGCCGGCAATATCGAGCGCGTTTTGGGCGAGCAGCCCGCCCAAGCCGGCCAAGACATCACCCTAACCCTGGATCTGGGCTTGCAAAAGGCGGCCGAGAAAGCCCTGGGGACGCGCAAGGGGGCCGTTGTCGCCCTCGATCCCAGCAGTGGGGCCGTGCGGGCCATGGTCAGCCACCCCAGCTTCGATCCCAACGTCTTTTCCGGCACGGTGGACTCGGCGACCTGGCAGCGCTTGCAATCCAAGGACAATCCCTTTGTCAATCGGGCCGTTCGGGGCTTTCCGCCCGCTTCCACCTTTAAATTGGTGACTGCCACAGCGGGGCTGGAATCGCCCGAGTTTTCACCCAATACCGTCCTCAACACCTATCCCTACATTACGGCTCACGGCCTCAAGTTCCGCGAGTGGAACGGGGCCGGATTCGGCCCGCTGGGATTTGCCGGCGCGCTGCAAAACAGCAGCAACACCTTTTTCGGCCAAGTGGGCAAGCGCCTGGGCGGCGAACCGCTGCTCCGCTGGGCCAAAACCTACGGCTACGGCTCGCCAACGGGCATCGCGCTGCCGTCCGAGTCGTCCGGGTTGCTGCCCACGCACGAGTGGCGGCAAGACAACATGGACCGTCCCTGGGGGACCGGCGATGCCGTCAACCTGGCACTGGGGCAAGGGTTTACCCTGGCCACGCCGTTGCAAGTGGCAGCGGCGTTTGCCGTACCGGCCAACGGCGGCGATCGCGTGCAGCCGCACCTGCGCCAGGGCGCCGATACCATCCGGCGCTCGATCCACATCCAGCCCCAACACTTGCAGCTCATCCGGCGCGGGCTGCGCCAGGTGGTGCAAGCGGGCACGGGAAAAGCGCTCAACGTATCCGAGCTCCCCGCGGCGGCTGGCAAAAGCGGCACGGCCGAAGTAAGGGGACTGGCCCACGCTTGGTTTGCCGGCTTTGCGCCCTTTAAGGACCCCGAGATTGTGGTCGTTGCCTTTGCCGAGCACTCTGGTGGGGGCGGCGGATCGGTGGCCGGACCCATTGTGCGCAAGGTCATGAAGGCCCATTTTGGCGTCTCAGATAAAAAAAATGGCGAAGGCAAACCAGATAGCAGTTCAGGGTAGCTCCACCGAGGTAGGCTTGGCGACGTGCGGCAGGCCCCAGCCCAGCTTCTCGCGCAGGACGCGGAAGAACTCGTTCGATTGCAGGCGAATGAATCGGGCCGAGTGTGCCGATCGCGCCAGCTCGAGGCGATCGTCGGGCGTCACGTAGCAACCGCCGTTACCATCGACCACCATGACCAACTGGCTCTCGGTTGCTGGGGCGACGGTCAGCGGTTCCGCATCCGAAAAAACCAGCGCGCGCGAGGCCAGCGAGTGGGGGCAGATGGGCACTAGCTGCAGCACCGGCACATCCGGCGTTACCACCGGTCCCCCCGAGCTGAGCGAGTAGGCGGTCGAGCCCGTCGGGGTTGCCACAATTAAGCCATCGGCTGCAATGTCGATGGGGGCATGGTGGCCCACTTCAACTTCGAAATGGCACATGCTGGTGAGCGGCTCCCGATGCAGCGCCATTTCGTTGAGGCAGAGGGCTTCCCACAGCAGCGCGTCTTGGCGAAAGACGCGCACTGCCAGCATGGTGCGCTCTTCAATTTCGTAATCCCCGGCGAGCACGCGCTCGAGGGCCTGGGGCAGCTGGTTGAGATAGGTTTCGGTTAGAAACCCCATGTGCCCGGTGTTGACCGGCAGCAGCGGGATGTTGCGCGGCGCTAGCTGCCGGAAAGCGGCCAGGGCAGTACCATCGCCGCCCAAAACGATGCTAAAGGCGACGCTCTCGTCGAAGCCCTCAGGCGCGAGCTCCTCGATGCGCGTGTTGCAAACCGGCGTCTCGGGCTGGGAATACCCCAAAATGCCGCCAAAGCCGGTCGCCAGACAGACTTCCCAGCCGCGCGCCGCCAGCTTGTCGCTCAGCTCGCCGGCGGTCCGGCGCGCGATCGCCTTGGAGTCGTTGTAGATGATGCCTGCTTTGGGCACGACCGTTCTAGAGTGCGGTTGGCCAGGGCCAGCTCAGGCTGGGACGCTATCTAGCCGGTATCGTTGCACACGCAAGCGTGCGCTTGCTAGCACTGGCTTGCGGCCGCTGGCGGGGGGGGTGGGCGGCAGCTACTTTTTAAACGGAATCTTTTTGCGCCGGCTCGCTTCGTCGTAGCCCAGCTCTTTGAGCTTTTGCAGGATGCGGTTAAAGTACTCCTGCAGGTACTCCTCCAGGGTGGTCGTTTCTTTGGGATCGAGGCCGAAGGTGGCATAAACCTCGTCCATGGGCGCATCGAGAGGTCTTCCGCTTGCCAGCACCTCGGCAAACGCCAGGCGATCGGCCGCATTCTGCGTCCATTCAAAAAAGCGCGTCAAACGGCGCATAAAGCGCAAAAAGCCTAGCGGAATGCGCGAAATCTTGGCTTCCTTGCCGGATAGGCGCTCGCATACGGCAATGACTTCGCTCGCCCGCCAAGCCCGCGTTCCCACAACGGGAAAGCTGCGCTGCTCCGTCTCGCGGACCTCTAAGGCGCGCACCGCAAACTTGGCAATATCGACAGTGTCCATGTACGCCAGCGGGGTGTCTTCGCCCGTTACCCAGACGGCTTGCTCGTCCAGAATGGGAATAGCGTACTGGCCGATTAAGCCTTGCATGAACCCGCACGGGCGCAGGATGGTGTAGTTCATGCCGGCTTCCTGCAGGAAGGATTCTGTGCACTGCTTGATCTGCATTAGCGGCACGTGCGGATAGGCCTCGGCATCGAGCAGCGAAAAAAAGATGTAGCGCTCGACCTCGGCCATTTTGGCGGCCTGGATGAGCGCAACTTTCCCGTGCCAGTCAATGCCTTGAATGCCTCGGCGATCAGTGGGGCGGGCGGTTGCCGCGTCGATAGTGGCTTCCATCCCCGCCAGGGCCGGCGGCAAGGTATCGGGCTGGCAGAGATCGCCGCGAACGAGCTCAGCGCCCCACTCTTTGAGGAACGCAGCCTGTTTGGGATTGCGAACCAAGCAGCGGACGTGATGGCCTTGCTCGAGCGCTCGGCGCGCAACTTGCCTGCCCAGGGTGCCGGTGGCACCGACCAGCAATACCTTCATCTATAAGGTGAGTCAAGCTTAAACTTTCTACAAATCTTATCAGACCCGCACCACTGCGTTTGCGAATCGGTCCGGGCGTCCGGGCGTCCTCCAGCT
The DNA window shown above is from Cyanobacteria bacterium QS_8_64_29 and carries:
- a CDS encoding thiamine phosphate synthase, translating into MAEQGEREPAVARILDANLDRAREGLRIIEDWCRFGRDDRELSDECKQMRQTLAGWHADELRAARDTPADVGTTLSQPGEQQRSDVPAILQANFARVQEALRVLEEYGKLYQPALSAACERMRYRTYALEARLLAGQRHWQLQAASLYLVTAPQDGLFETVEAALQGGLSLVQYRDKDADDAVRLARAQQLRELCHAYDALLLVNDRVDLALAAGADGVHLGQQDLPIAAARQLLGRQRIIGRSTTNPEELQQAIAEGADYVGVGPVNETPTKAGKTAAGLDYVRYAAEHATIPWFAIGGIGTENLDEVMAANAQRVAVVRAIMEARDPTLIVQYVRSQLARAHNLRRLASPSPYG
- the thiS gene encoding thiamine biosynthesis protein ThiS; translation: MAERAPIAVQVNGQTRHCPAPLAVPEALEQLGFDPRLVALEYNGEILPRERWPQTWLQAGDRLEVVTIVGGG
- the mrdA gene encoding penicillin-binding protein 2 — its product is MTTFGPSASPRSQASWPRWVQHGRAVGFMLLVSLVLLGGLGSRLAYLQLLQGERNRTLAQSNRIRVLPQPPVRGNLYDRNGKVLAGNQLSRAAYVWPLVQRNPDWPQIRERLVRILDPSQPEIQQRIERADPRSPKLIRIARDLSPAQMTALAEHRPQLEGVEIEVEQVRRYPHGKAAAHVLGYTAPITRGELIRRRDEGYRMDDVIGRMGIEAAFDRQLRGEWGGQRVAVNAAGNIERVLGEQPAQAGQDITLTLDLGLQKAAEKALGTRKGAVVALDPSSGAVRAMVSHPSFDPNVFSGTVDSATWQRLQSKDNPFVNRAVRGFPPASTFKLVTATAGLESPEFSPNTVLNTYPYITAHGLKFREWNGAGFGPLGFAGALQNSSNTFFGQVGKRLGGEPLLRWAKTYGYGSPTGIALPSESSGLLPTHEWRQDNMDRPWGTGDAVNLALGQGFTLATPLQVAAAFAVPANGGDRVQPHLRQGADTIRRSIHIQPQHLQLIRRGLRQVVQAGTGKALNVSELPAAAGKSGTAEVRGLAHAWFAGFAPFKDPEIVVVAFAEHSGGGGGSVAGPIVRKVMKAHFGVSDKKNGEGKPDSSSG
- the ppnK gene encoding NAD(+) kinase (catalyzes the phosphorylation of NAD to NADP) → MPKAGIIYNDSKAIARRTAGELSDKLAARGWEVCLATGFGGILGYSQPETPVCNTRIEELAPEGFDESVAFSIVLGGDGTALAAFRQLAPRNIPLLPVNTGHMGFLTETYLNQLPQALERVLAGDYEIEERTMLAVRVFRQDALLWEALCLNEMALHREPLTSMCHFEVEVGHHAPIDIAADGLIVATPTGSTAYSLSSGGPVVTPDVPVLQLVPICPHSLASRALVFSDAEPLTVAPATESQLVMVVDGNGGCYVTPDDRLELARSAHSARFIRLQSNEFFRVLREKLGWGLPHVAKPTSVELP
- a CDS encoding 3-beta hydroxysteroid dehydrogenase, which gives rise to MKVLLVGATGTLGRQVARRALEQGHHVRCLVRNPKQAAFLKEWGAELVRGDLCQPDTLPPALAGMEATIDAATARPTDRRGIQGIDWHGKVALIQAAKMAEVERYIFFSLLDAEAYPHVPLMQIKQCTESFLQEAGMNYTILRPCGFMQGLIGQYAIPILDEQAVWVTGEDTPLAYMDTVDIAKFAVRALEVRETEQRSFPVVGTRAWRASEVIAVCERLSGKEAKISRIPLGFLRFMRRLTRFFEWTQNAADRLAFAEVLASGRPLDAPMDEVYATFGLDPKETTTLEEYLQEYFNRILQKLKELGYDEASRRKKIPFKK